The following are encoded in a window of Syngnathus scovelli strain Florida chromosome 4, RoL_Ssco_1.2, whole genome shotgun sequence genomic DNA:
- the psma4 gene encoding proteasome subunit alpha type-4: protein MSRRYDSRTTIFSPEGRLYQVEYAMEAIGHAGTCLGILANDGVLLAAERRNIHKLLDEVFFSEKIYKLNEDMACSVAGITSDANVLTNELRLIAQRYLLQYQEPIPCEQLVTALCDIKQAYTQFGGKRPFGVSLLYMGWDKHYGFQLYQSDPSGNYGGWKATCIGNNSAAAVSMLKQDYKEGEMTLSSALALAVKVLNKTMDVSKLSAEKVEIATLTRDDGKTKIKVLKQKEVEELIKKHEAEEAKAEKDKKEKEQKEKDK from the exons ATG TCTCGCAGATATGATTCCCGGACAACCATATTTTCTCCTGAAG GCCGCCTGTATCAGGTGGAATATGCAATGGAAGCAATCGGCCATGCCGGAACATGTCTCGGCATTCTGGCAAACGATGGGGTGCTGCTAGCAGCAGAGAGACGTAACATCCACAAACTGTTGGACGAGGTCTTTTTCTCTGAGAAGATCTACAAGCTCAATGA AGACATGGCTTGCAGTGTTGCTGGTATCACATCAGATGCTAATGTGCTGACAAATGAATTGCGTCTAATTGCACAGAG GTATTTATTGCAGTACCAAGAGCCAATCCCTTGTGAGCAGTTGGTGACAGCACTGTGTGACATCAAGCAGGCTTACACCCAGTTTGGAG GCAAGAGGCCATTTGGAGTGTCACTCTTGTACATGGGCTGGGACAAACACTACGGCTTCCAGTTGTACCAAAGTGACCCCAGTGGCAACTACGGCGGCTGGAAGGCAACATGCATCGGCAACAACAGCGCT gcTGCAGTTTCCATGTTGAAGCAAGACTACAAAGAAGGAGAAATGACCCTCTCCTCAGCTTTGGCACTAGCCGTCAAAGTTCTCAACAAAACTATGGATGTCAGCAAGCTTTCTGCAGAGAAAG TGGAGATCGCCACCCTAACACGGGACGACGGCAAAACAAAGATCAAGGTGCTGAAACAGAAAGAGGTAGAGGAGCTGATCAAAAAACACGAGGCTGAGGAGGCCAAGGCTGAGAAagataaaaaggaaaaggagCAGAAGGAAAAGGATAAATGA
- the LOC125967372 gene encoding solute carrier family 25 member 44 encodes MSDMSHSNEDAPPANTMQQKRNIQIIEWEDLDKKKFYSFGMFITLSIRVTVYPATLIRTRLQVQRGKSLYAGTFDAFVKILRVDGVRGLYRGFMVNSFTLISGQAYITTYELVRKYVSKYSDDNTVKSVVAGGLASMVAQSITVPIDVVSQQLMMQGQGAHLSRFHPNACMEAGKPKTVFGQTRTIVAQIFAADGFPGFYRGALASLLTYIPNSAVWWPFYHFYAEQLSNLAPSGCPHLVLQAMAGPLAAATASTVTNPMDVIRARVQVEGRNSITETFRQLIKEEGFWGMTKGLSARIISSTPTAIVMVVGYESLKKLSLRPELVDSRHW; translated from the exons ATGTCAGACATGAGTCATTCCAATGAGGATGCTCCTCCagccaacaccatgcagcaaaaGAGGAACATCCAGATCATCGAGTGGGAGGACTTGGACAAAAAGAAATTCTACTCTTTTGGCATGTTCATCACCTTGAGCATCAGGGTCACAGTCTACCCGGCCACCCTGATCCGGACTCGGCTGCAGGTGCAGCGTGGCAAATCGCTTTACGCCGGCACCTTTGATGCCTTTGTTAAGATCCTGCGGGTGGACGGCGTTCGGGGCCTGTACCGTGGCTTCATGGTCAACAGCTTCACCCTCATCTCTGGCCAGGCGTACATAACCACCTATGAGCTGGTGAGGAAGTACGTCTCCAAGTATAGCGATGACAACACGGTCAAGTCGGTGGTGGCGGGCGGCTTGGCTTCCATGGTGGCTCAGAGCATCACTGTCCCCATAGATGTGGTGTCACAGCAGCTGATGATGCAGGGCCAAGGGGCGCACCTCAGCCGCTTTCACCCTAATGCCTGCATGGAGGCCGGCAAGCCCAAAACAGTGTTCGGCCAAACCAGGACCATAGTGGCCCAAATATTTGCTGCGGATGGTTTTCCGGGTTTCTACAGAGGAGCCCTTGCTTCTTTACTCACCTACATCCCAAACAGTGCTGTATGGTGGcctttttatcatttttatgcAG AACAGCTGTCAAATCTGGCCCCCTCTGGCTGTCCTCATCTGGTCCTACAGGCCATGGCAGGTCCACTCGCCGCGGCCACTGCGTCCACAGTCACCAACCCCATGGATGTCATCAGAGCTAGAGTGCAG GTTGAAGGTCGCAATTCAATCACAGAGACCTTCAGACAGCTTATCAAGGAGGAGGGCTTCTGGGGAATGACCAAAGGGCTGTCGGCCCGGATCATTTCATCCACCCCCACTGCCATCGTCATGGTGGTGGGCTATGAGAGCCTCAAAAAACTAAGTTTGCGGCCGGAGCTTGTGGACTCCAGACACTGGTAG